Below is a genomic region from Actinomadura sp. NAK00032.
CTACAACCAGCCGGCCACCCCGGACGGCTCGGTCCAGCTGCTGGGCAAGACGCCCACCGGCGGCGGCAGCGAGGACCGCATCATGCTCGACCTCGCGTCCCTTCCGGCGGACGTGGAGCGCGTCGCCGTGACGGCGAGCCGGTATGCCGGGGCCACGTTCGGCGACCTGGACGACCTCGGCCTCACGCTCTACGACAGCTCCGGCGCCGCGCTGCTCGGATTCGACATCACCGACGCCGCCGAGGAGACCGCCTTCGTCTTCGGCGAGCTGTACCGGCGGGGCGGCGGCTGGAAGTTCCGGGCGGTCGGCCAGGGCTACGCGACCGGTCTCGCGGGTCTCGCCGGCGACTTCGGCATCGCCGTGGACGACCGCGAGGACGAGGAGCGTCCCGTGCAGCCCGCCGAGCGCGCGGAGGAGGCGCCCGCCGCCGAGAGCCGCGAGGAGGCGCCGACCGCCGAGCCGGAGGCCGCGGCGCCGGTGCCCGAGCGCGTGCCGGACGCCCGGAGCGCCCCGCGGCGGCGCGTCCGGACGGCGAAGAAGCGCAGCACGCTGCCGAAGGCGGCCAAGGTGGACCTCGCCGACCATCCGTCCTGGCAGCGGGCACGCCTGTTCTCGGTCGCGGGCCTGCGCAGCGAGCACGAGCGCGAGGTCCGGGCCACCTCGACGCTGCTGGCGGTGATGACGGAGGTGCCGGAGTTCGGGCGGCGGCTCACCGCCCGGTTCGGCGCCCCCGCGGGCACCCTGCAGACGTTCGTCGAGACGCCGTTCAAGCACGGTGACACCAAGGTCCGTCCGGACGGGGTGGTCCGGGTGGCGCGGGCGGGCCGCATCTGGACGGCCCTGATCGAGACGAAGACCGGCGGCAGCCCGCTCAAGGCCGAGCAGGTCGAGGCCTACCTGGAGGTCGCGGCGCGCAACGGCTACGAGGCGGTCATCACGCTGTCGAACGACCTGGCGCTCGACGACGAGCATCCCCTCACGGTCGACAAGCGGCGGCTGCGCAAGACCGCGCTGCGGCACCTGTCCTGGGCCGAGGTCGCGCACGAGGCGCACATGCTCTGCCACCACCACGGGGTCGCCGGCTCCGTCCACGCGTGGATGCTCGGCGAGCTGCTGCACTACCTGCGCCATGACGGCGCGGGATGCCAGGGCTTCCGGGACATGGGGCCGTCGTGGGTGCCGCTGCGCGACGCGATCGCGGCGGGCACGCTGCGGCCCGGCGACCGGCACGCGGAGCGGGTGGCCGAGAGCTGGGAGCGGCTCGTCCGGCAGCTGTGCCTGCGGCTCGGCGGGGAGACCGGGCTGAACGTGGCGCCGGTGGCGCGCCGCAGGCGGTCCGGCGCGGCCACCCGGCGGGCGGCGATCGCGGCGTCCCTGGTCGAGTCCGGCCGGATGGACGCCGAGCTGCGGATCCCGGACGCGGGCGGGCCGGTCCGCGTCGAGGCCGACCTGCGGACCGGGCGGATCGAGACGAGCATGGAGATCCCGGCGGCCGTCCGGGCGCGCGCGCTCACCCGCGTGCAGTGGCTGCTGCGGCAGCTGTCGGACGCGCCGCCGGAGCTGCGGGTGGAGGCGCTGCCGGACGGGCGCGGCGAGGGGCCGTGCGACCTGCTCAAGAACCTGCGGAGCGAACCCGGCCTGCTCGTGCCCGGCTCGGGTGATCTGACCGCGTTCCGGCTGACCCTGCCGACCGGCATGGGCACCAGGCGGGGGACGGACGAGACGGGCTTCGTGCGGAGCGTCGACGCCGCCGTGGACCGGTTCCACAGCGAGGTGCTCAGCGTCGTGAGAATCGAGGCGGAGTAGGGCCGCGGGAGGGGGCGCGCGCGGGCAAGGGTCTCGCCAAAGGCTCGCCAAACGTGAGTCGCCGGACATGAATCTTCGCTCTCATAGTGCACTCGAAGCACTGCGAAGAGTCATGTTCGGTCAGGGGGACCAAATGGTGGGTGGACTCGCGCCCGTGGCGGAGTACGAACGGTTCCAGCTGCTCAGGAGGCGGTTCCGGCGGGCGGCGGCGGTGGTGGCCGCCGCGTTCCTCGGGTGGTACTTCGTCTTTGTCGGGTTGTCCGCGTTCGCCCGGGACTTCATGGCGCGGCCGGTCGCCGGGCACGTCAACGTCGCGCTGCTGCTCGGCCTGCTGCAGTTCGCCTCGACGTTCGCGCTCGCCTTCGGGTACGCCGCCTACGCGCGGCGCCGGCTGGACCCGCTGGCCGGTGAGCTGCGGTGACCGGACGGGCGCTGACGTTCGGGCTGTTCGTCACGTTCGTCCTGATCACCCTCGGCATCACGCTGTGGGCGCGGGCGCGGACCCGGGGCGCCGACGACTTCTACGCGGGCGGCCGGACGTTCTCGAGCGCGCAGAACGGGATCGCGCTCGCCGGCGACTACATGTCGGCGGCGTCCTTCCTCGGCGTCGCCGGGATCATCGCGCTGAACGGCTACGACGGCTTCCTGTTCTCCGTCGGGTTCATGGTGGCGTGGCTGCTCGCGCTGCTGCTGGCCGAGATGCTGCGCAACGCGGGCCGGTTCACGATGGGGGACGTCCTGGCGCGGCGGGTGCGGCGGCAGGCGCCGGTGCGCCGGGCCGCGGCCGTGTCGACCGTGACCGTGTCGGTGTTCTACCTGCTCGCGCAGATGGTCGGCGCGGGGGCGCTGGTGTCGCTGCTGCTCGGCATCCACCGGGGCGAGCGGTTCCTCGGCATGGACGCCGGGACGGCGAAGACCGTCACGATCGTCGCGGTCGGGGCACTGATGATCTTCTATGTGGCGTGCGGCGGGATGAAGGCGACCACCTGGGTGCAGATCATCAAGTCCGCGCTGCTGCTGGCCGGGGCGGTCGTGCTGACCGTGCTCGTGCTCGGCAGGTTCGGGTTCGACCCCGGCGCGCTGCTCGGGTCGGCCGCCGACGCCAGCGGGCGCGGTGCGGAGTTCCTGCGGCCGGGGCTCCGGTTCGGGCGGGAGGTCCCCGGCGACGCGTACCAGACGATCATCAACAAGCTGGACTTCATCAGCCTCGCGCTGGCGCTGGTGCTCGGCACCGCCGGCCTGCCGCACATCCTCGGCCGGTTCTTCACCGTCCCGGACGGCCGCGCGGCCCGGCGGTCGGTGACCTGGGCGATCGGCCTCGTCGGCGCCTTCCACCTGATGACGCCGGCGCTCGGCTTCGGCGCGGCGGCCCTCGTCGGACGGGAGGCGATCGTCGCGCAGGACCCGTCCGGCAACACCGCCGCGCCGCAGCTCGCGCAGGCCGTGGGGGAGCACGTCGGCGGGCGGGCCGGCGGCGAGGTGCTGCTGGCGTTCATCGGCGCGGTCGCGTTCGCGACGATCCTCGCGGTCGTGTCGGGGCTGGTGCTGGCGTCGTCGACGTCGCTCGCGCACGACTACTTCGGCCAGGTGCTGATGCTCGGCCGGCCGCGCGAGTCGCAGGAGGTCGCGGTCGCGCGGTTCGCGGCGCTGCTGGTCGGCGCGCTGGCGATCGTCCTCGCGGTGGCGGCCCGGAACCTGAACGTGGCGTTCCTCGTCGCGCTGGCGTTCGCGATCGCGGCGGCGGCGAACGTCCCGGTGATCGTCCTGTCGCTGTTCTGGCGGCGGTTCAACGCGGCCGGGGTCGTCGCGGGCATCTACGGCGGCCTGACCGCCTCGCTGGTGCTGGTCGTCCTGTCGCCGGTCGTGTCCGGGAAGACCGACCCGGCGACGGGGGAGAGCCTGTCGCTGCTCCCGGCGGGCATCGACTTCCATCTGTTCCCGCTGGAGAACCCCGGCCTGGTCTCGATCCCGATCGGGTTCGCGTGCGCGGTCGCCGGGACCCTGCTCGGGCGGGACGAGGCCGACGCCGAACGCTACGACGACCTGACGGTCCGGGCGCTCACGGGAGCGGGCGCGCACTGACGGCGGCCGCGCGCCGGTGACCGGCGGGTCACCGGCGACGCGCCCGTACCGGCGCGGGCACTGCCGCCCGAGGGTGTGGGCGGGTTAACATTCCGTTCCGCCCTACTGTTACCGATCAGTATGAGACGCCTGGCGGGACGGGGCGGCGGCGTCGCGGCCGCACCGTCCGGGCCAGGGGTTCAATGTGCCGAGTGCCCGGGCGGGGGCCGGTTCGCGTGGCAGAATGTCAGCGCCGTGGAGCGCGGCGGTGGGCCGGAGGGAGGTGCGGCGGCGTGTCCGAAACCGGTCGACGCCGTCCGGGGTTGATCCGACCGGCCCTGTCCCCGCACCGGCTCGGCGCCCGGGCGACCGCGGCCCTCACCGTCCTCACCCTCGGCGCGGCCGTGGCCGTGCCGGTGGCGATGGTCTCCGGCGACGAGCGGCGGGCCGGGCAGCGCGCCGTCCGCGGCGCGGCCGCGGGAGCCGCCGCCGGGTCGCTCGTCGGCGCGCCGACCGACACGATCCGCTCCCGCGAGTGGCACCTGAAGACCCTGCGCACCCAGAAGGCGTGGAAGTACTCCAAGGGACGCGGCGTCACCGTCGCCGTCCTCGACACCGGCGTCGACGGCGGTCACCCCGACCTCAGCGGCCGCGTCATCAGCGGCCCCGACCTCACCGGCGGCGTCCGCAACCCCGGCAGCCGCTACTGGGGCCTGCACGGGACGTCGATGGCCAGCATCATCGCCGGCCACGGGCACGGCCCCGGGCTGGACCAGGGCATGATGGGCGTCGCGCCGCTCAGCCAGATCCTGTCCGTGCGCGTCACGCTGGAGAACGACGACCCGCTGCGGCGCGACAACGGGTCGCAGTCCGGCACCGGCGAGCACGACGCCGTCGCCCAGGGCATCCGCTACGCCGTCGACCACGGCGCCGGCATCATCAACATGTCGCTCGGCGGCGGGCGCCAGTTCTACAACGGCACCAAGTCCCAGGAGAACGCGATCAAGTACGCGCTCTCCAAGGGCGTCGTGCTGATCGCCTCCGCCGGCAACGACGGGTCCGGCGCCAACCGCAAGAACTTCCCCGCCGCCTACCCGGGCGTGATCGCCGTCGGCGCGCTCGACCGGCGGCTGCGCCTGTGGAAGGACAGCAACCGCCGCTCCCACGCCGCCGTGTGCGCGCCGGGCGTCGACATCGTCAGCGCCGACGCCAGCAACGGCTACGTCGTCGGGACGGGCACGAGCGCGTCGTCGGCGATGGTCGCCGGGATCGCCGCGCTCATCCGGTCCCGCTACCCGAAGCTGTCCCCGGCCGAGGTGAGGCGGGCGCTCATCCAGGGCTCCCCGGCCCGCGCCGGCCACCCGACCGGCTCGCCGACCTGCCGCGGGACGGTCGACGCGGTCCGTGCGCTGGTCGCCGCGCACAAGATCAACAAGACCTCCAGCGGGCCGGTGGAGACGCCGCCGCCCGCCGCGCCCGCCCCGGCCCCGGTCGCGGAGTCCCCGGCGCGGGACGCCGGCGTCCTGCTGCCGCTCGTGCTCGGCGGCGGCGGGCTGCTCGTCGCCGTCGGGCTCGTGCTCGGCTGGCGGCAGCGGCGCCGCCCGGAGGAGGACGCCGAGGAGACCGACGCCGTCCCCGACTACGGCCTGCCGTCCGCGCCCGCCGCGCAGCGCGAACCCGCCCCCGTCCCGGCCGCCGCGCCGGTCTCCGCCGGACCGGCCGCCGCCGACCCCGCGTTCGCGCCGGTCAACGTGCCGCTCTGGCAGAACACGGAGGCGTACCAGGGGCCGCCGCTGGCGCCGGAGATCCCGCCGCGGCTCGGCATGTCCTGGGACGAGCCCGAGGACGATCACCGGGACGGGGACGTGCCGCCCGGCCCCGGCCCCGGCCCCGGCACCGTTCCCGGGCCTGGCCTTGGCGGGGTGCCGCTTCCGCCGCCCATCGAACCGAAGCAGCCGCCGATCATGCGGCACGAGATGCGCCCGTTCGTGCCCGGCGAGTTCACGTCCAACGGCGTCAACGGGCACGACCTGCTGAACGGGAACGGCTCGGGCAACGGGCGGCATGCCGAAGGCCGCCACGTCGCCGATCGGGACGGCACCGATGCGAACCGAACAGATCTGAACGGCGCCGACCTGAACGGCGCCGACCTGAACGGCGCCGACCTGAACGGCGCCGACCTGAACGGCGCGGGCCTGGACGGTGCGGGTCTGGACGACCAGACCCTCGACGACGCCGACTGGGAGGAGTTCCGGCGCGGCGCCCTCGGCCCGCTGGCGGCGCACGAGCCGGAGGCGCCCGCTCCGCCCGCCGCGGTATCTCCGGAGCCGCCCGGCGACGTCCTCCCGCCGCCCGTACACCCCCTGGACGAGGAACCGGCGGACGGCGGCGCGTTCGGCCCGCCGGCGGCCCCCGAGGACGACCTCCCGCACGGACGGCGCTCCCGGCACGCCCGTCCCGCCGAGGACGAGGACTACCGGCCCCCCTGGTGGTGATCGCGGTACTCCGGCGGGCGTAGCGCGGGTGTCTCCGGCCGGCCGATGCGGCACCCCGAACCTCTCGCCGAGCATCGACGTATCCGCACACAGGAAGGGTCGATGAACCATGATGACGACACTGGCGGCGCAGGCGGCGCAGGTCGCGGCGATGCACCCGGGCGGCTGGCAGGACGGGGACGCGCCCGCCTTCTGGCCGGTCTTCCCGATCACGTTCGGGCTGTTCTGGCTGGCCGTGCTGGGGACCGTGTTCTACCTGATCCGCCGCCGCACCGGCGGCGGGGGCGGGGGCGCGGCGGCCGCGGCGCCCGACCCGCTCGCCAAGGCGCGCTCGGTCCTCGCCGAGCGGTTCGCCCGCGGCGAGATCGACGAGGACGAGTACCTCCGCCGCACGTCCGCGCTCAACTCCGACTGACCACCGCCCGGCGGGGGCGGCGCCGCCGGCTGGCCGCGGCGGGGACCGCGGCTCAGTCGGCGGCGGCCTCCTCGAAGATCCGGCCGATGCCGTCGGAGTACTCCGGCGCCCGGCCGGCGGCGTCGGCGAAGCGGGTGAGCAGCCGGGCGAACTCGGCCCGCTCGCCCGCCGTCCAGCCCGTCATCAGGGCGTCCAGGTAGGCGCGGCGGGACCGGTCGGCGACCCGCTTGACGCGCAGCCCGGCCTCGGTCAGCCCGAGGTTGGCGCGGCGCGCGTCGACGGGGGACGGGCGCCGCGACACCAGTCCGGCGTCGATGGCGTGCCCGACCAGCCGGCTCGCGGTGGACGGGTCGATCTCCAGCCGTTCCGCGACGGCGCCGACCGTCACCTCGCCGGGCCGGCCCCCGGTGCACTCCGGTTGCGCGGCGGCGGTGAGGGCGGCGACGGCGTTCACCACCATGAGGTTGGACAACTGCAGCGGCCGTCCGTCCGCGCAGGCGGACGTCTGGGCGCGGATCCGCCGCATGAGGTCGGGTTTGGCCCACACGCGGCGCAGATGGAACAGCGCCATCGCGACGTCGGCGAGCACGGGGTCCGCGGGCCGCTCGTCCGGTGCCCCGTTGAGCGATGCGTCCGGCGACTCGGGCGGCACCAGCGCGTCCGGCTCGGCGGGCCGTCCCGTGGCGGGGGTCTCCGTCGCCATGCAGGTCTCCGTTCGCGAGTTCGGACGCCGGACGTTGCGGAACTCCCCACTCTAACGTATGTAGTCTGCATATGATTGGGATCCGTGCGACCGGTGTTCCCCATGAGACACACGGTACGAGAGAGCCGCAGGTGAGGCGGGATGTGATGCACTGAACCACCGGCCCCGTTCGCGCTGAACCACCGGAACTTGTCGGCTCGGACGCGTAGCATGGCACCCGCCCGAACCCGGACGACCCGGGATCAGTAACCACAGAGGGGACCTGATGCGAGCGGCGAACGCCCCCGGTGACCCCCGCGGTGACGTCCCCCCACAGGACGGAAGCATGGACGATGGCCGGCCCCCGCGACCACTGACCGACGACGCCGCCCTCGACGGCGTCGCCGACGACGAGGAGGGCGGGCCGGACGCCGCCGCCTTCCCCACCGACCGCCTCTCCGACCGCGAACGGCGGATCCTCGCCTTCGAACGGCAGTGGTGGAAGTACGCCGGCGCCAAGGAGCAGGCCATCCGCGAGCTGTTCGACATGTCGGCGACGCGGTACTACCAGCTCCTGAACATCCTGATCGACCGGCCCGAGGCGCTCGAGTGCGACCCCATGCTCGTCAAGCGCCTGCGCCGGATGCGGTCGCAGCGGCAGCGCAGCCGCGCCGCGCGCCGACTCGGCATCCGGCCCTGAGCCGACCACACTGGGTGGCGTGAACTCACCTCCCCGCTCCGTGACCGGCGCCGGCGCCGCCGGCCTCGACGCGATCCGCGCGAACCCGGCCGGGGCCGTGCTCGGCTTCGACTTCGACGGCACGCTGGCGCCGATCGTGGCCGACCCGGCCGCGGCCCGGGCCCATCCCGGCGCCGCCCCCGCGCTCGCCCGGCTGGCCCCGCTGGTCGGCGCCCTGGTGATCGTCACCGGCCGGCCCGCGGCGGTGGCCGTCGAGTACGGCGGCCTCGCGGGCGTCGACGGGCTCGTCGTCCTCGGCCAGTACGGGCTCGAACGCTGGGAGTCCGGCACGCTGACCGAGCCGGAGCCGCCGCCGGGCGTCGCCGAGGCGCGCGCGAAGCTGCCCGGCGTCCTCGCGGCGGCGGGCGCGCCGCCCGA
It encodes:
- a CDS encoding TerD family protein, which codes for MRKGANAELASLTEAAGPVTVALRWSDPAGGTAAGGGEADVAALLLGASGKVRDDADFVFYNQPATPDGSVQLLGKTPTGGGSEDRIMLDLASLPADVERVAVTASRYAGATFGDLDDLGLTLYDSSGAALLGFDITDAAEETAFVFGELYRRGGGWKFRAVGQGYATGLAGLAGDFGIAVDDREDEERPVQPAERAEEAPAAESREEAPTAEPEAAAPVPERVPDARSAPRRRVRTAKKRSTLPKAAKVDLADHPSWQRARLFSVAGLRSEHEREVRATSTLLAVMTEVPEFGRRLTARFGAPAGTLQTFVETPFKHGDTKVRPDGVVRVARAGRIWTALIETKTGGSPLKAEQVEAYLEVAARNGYEAVITLSNDLALDDEHPLTVDKRRLRKTALRHLSWAEVAHEAHMLCHHHGVAGSVHAWMLGELLHYLRHDGAGCQGFRDMGPSWVPLRDAIAAGTLRPGDRHAERVAESWERLVRQLCLRLGGETGLNVAPVARRRRSGAATRRAAIAASLVESGRMDAELRIPDAGGPVRVEADLRTGRIETSMEIPAAVRARALTRVQWLLRQLSDAPPELRVEALPDGRGEGPCDLLKNLRSEPGLLVPGSGDLTAFRLTLPTGMGTRRGTDETGFVRSVDAAVDRFHSEVLSVVRIEAE
- a CDS encoding DUF485 domain-containing protein gives rise to the protein MAEYERFQLLRRRFRRAAAVVAAAFLGWYFVFVGLSAFARDFMARPVAGHVNVALLLGLLQFASTFALAFGYAAYARRRLDPLAGELR
- a CDS encoding cation acetate symporter, whose protein sequence is MTGRALTFGLFVTFVLITLGITLWARARTRGADDFYAGGRTFSSAQNGIALAGDYMSAASFLGVAGIIALNGYDGFLFSVGFMVAWLLALLLAEMLRNAGRFTMGDVLARRVRRQAPVRRAAAVSTVTVSVFYLLAQMVGAGALVSLLLGIHRGERFLGMDAGTAKTVTIVAVGALMIFYVACGGMKATTWVQIIKSALLLAGAVVLTVLVLGRFGFDPGALLGSAADASGRGAEFLRPGLRFGREVPGDAYQTIINKLDFISLALALVLGTAGLPHILGRFFTVPDGRAARRSVTWAIGLVGAFHLMTPALGFGAAALVGREAIVAQDPSGNTAAPQLAQAVGEHVGGRAGGEVLLAFIGAVAFATILAVVSGLVLASSTSLAHDYFGQVLMLGRPRESQEVAVARFAALLVGALAIVLAVAARNLNVAFLVALAFAIAAAANVPVIVLSLFWRRFNAAGVVAGIYGGLTASLVLVVLSPVVSGKTDPATGESLSLLPAGIDFHLFPLENPGLVSIPIGFACAVAGTLLGRDEADAERYDDLTVRALTGAGAH
- a CDS encoding S8 family serine peptidase, which codes for MIRPALSPHRLGARATAALTVLTLGAAVAVPVAMVSGDERRAGQRAVRGAAAGAAAGSLVGAPTDTIRSREWHLKTLRTQKAWKYSKGRGVTVAVLDTGVDGGHPDLSGRVISGPDLTGGVRNPGSRYWGLHGTSMASIIAGHGHGPGLDQGMMGVAPLSQILSVRVTLENDDPLRRDNGSQSGTGEHDAVAQGIRYAVDHGAGIINMSLGGGRQFYNGTKSQENAIKYALSKGVVLIASAGNDGSGANRKNFPAAYPGVIAVGALDRRLRLWKDSNRRSHAAVCAPGVDIVSADASNGYVVGTGTSASSAMVAGIAALIRSRYPKLSPAEVRRALIQGSPARAGHPTGSPTCRGTVDAVRALVAAHKINKTSSGPVETPPPAAPAPAPVAESPARDAGVLLPLVLGGGGLLVAVGLVLGWRQRRRPEEDAEETDAVPDYGLPSAPAAQREPAPVPAAAPVSAGPAAADPAFAPVNVPLWQNTEAYQGPPLAPEIPPRLGMSWDEPEDDHRDGDVPPGPGPGPGTVPGPGLGGVPLPPPIEPKQPPIMRHEMRPFVPGEFTSNGVNGHDLLNGNGSGNGRHAEGRHVADRDGTDANRTDLNGADLNGADLNGADLNGADLNGAGLDGAGLDDQTLDDADWEEFRRGALGPLAAHEPEAPAPPAAVSPEPPGDVLPPPVHPLDEEPADGGAFGPPAAPEDDLPHGRRSRHARPAEDEDYRPPWW
- a CDS encoding SHOCT domain-containing protein, translating into MMTTLAAQAAQVAAMHPGGWQDGDAPAFWPVFPITFGLFWLAVLGTVFYLIRRRTGGGGGGAAAAAPDPLAKARSVLAERFARGEIDEDEYLRRTSALNSD
- a CDS encoding MarR family winged helix-turn-helix transcriptional regulator, which gives rise to MATETPATGRPAEPDALVPPESPDASLNGAPDERPADPVLADVAMALFHLRRVWAKPDLMRRIRAQTSACADGRPLQLSNLMVVNAVAALTAAAQPECTGGRPGEVTVGAVAERLEIDPSTASRLVGHAIDAGLVSRRPSPVDARRANLGLTEAGLRVKRVADRSRRAYLDALMTGWTAGERAEFARLLTRFADAAGRAPEYSDGIGRIFEEAAAD
- a CDS encoding DUF3263 domain-containing protein, with product MDDGRPPRPLTDDAALDGVADDEEGGPDAAAFPTDRLSDRERRILAFERQWWKYAGAKEQAIRELFDMSATRYYQLLNILIDRPEALECDPMLVKRLRRMRSQRQRSRAARRLGIRP